A DNA window from Legionella sp. MW5194 contains the following coding sequences:
- a CDS encoding DUF3298 and DUF4163 domain-containing protein, producing the protein MKKFILIALLAAGTAGAASQHLHGVTLKAVTIKNENAKQVIDIQYPQGFANPQINQTIEHLIQSIRQSFDKADPDAQNLPADVPGKDGLTITYKVMFDNQQAVSVLFNVSAYRRGAAHPNNTAQTLNFINGKPVTVAELFKDNTNALQKMADFSYEAIKKKAINDDEQWLREGTKATAENYKNWYFSSKGISIVFDPYQVAAYVYGPQTVTIPRAVIQDALRSDVIKAVWGN; encoded by the coding sequence ATGAAAAAATTTATTCTTATTGCGTTGTTAGCCGCAGGCACGGCAGGCGCTGCTTCCCAACACCTGCATGGAGTAACATTGAAAGCAGTGACTATAAAAAATGAAAATGCCAAACAGGTCATTGATATCCAGTATCCTCAGGGGTTCGCCAATCCACAGATTAATCAGACCATTGAACATTTAATTCAATCCATCAGGCAATCCTTTGACAAAGCCGATCCGGATGCACAAAATCTGCCCGCGGATGTTCCCGGCAAAGATGGATTAACCATTACCTATAAAGTAATGTTTGACAACCAACAGGCTGTTAGCGTCCTGTTCAATGTTTCAGCCTATCGTCGTGGCGCGGCTCACCCCAACAATACCGCTCAAACCTTGAATTTCATTAACGGCAAGCCTGTGACAGTGGCTGAATTGTTTAAAGACAATACCAATGCCTTGCAAAAGATGGCTGATTTTTCTTATGAAGCGATTAAAAAGAAGGCCATCAATGACGACGAGCAGTGGCTAAGGGAGGGCACCAAAGCGACAGCAGAGAATTATAAAAACTGGTATTTCAGTTCAAAGGGTATTTCTATCGTGTTTGATCCCTATCAGGTAGCCGCCTATGTGTATGGACCACAAACAGTTACCATTCCTCGGGCGGTTATTCAAGATGCCCTGCGTTCGGATGTAATTAAAGCGGTGTGGGGTAATTAA